In Mytilus trossulus isolate FHL-02 chromosome 14, PNRI_Mtr1.1.1.hap1, whole genome shotgun sequence, a genomic segment contains:
- the LOC134696831 gene encoding uncharacterized protein LOC134696831, whose protein sequence is MMNLVCTVLLSMLIFKPGFIKGFKRLNTSFEDDSNKIENSTDLLNIRSIRAAGDQAAEGRCQVFNWGGKSTLHWYSCCNNCKSNNPSYTPSCDGETYQSASSTSYCNKCGVDKGTGNAAKFQNEFRCGDCDGQNKKNEHFALRG, encoded by the exons ATGATGAATTTAGTGTGCACTGTTTTGCTTAGTATGTTGATTttcaaacctggttttataaaaGGGTTCAAAAGATTAAACACATCATTTGAGGatgattcaaacaaaattgaaaacagtACAG ATCTCTTAAATATTCGATCGATACGTGCAGCTGGTGATCAAGCAGCAGAGGGAAGATGCCAAGTTTTCAACTGGGGTGGAAAATCTACTCTTCACTGGTATAGCTGCTGCAATAATTGTAAAAGTAACAATCCGTCTTATACTCCTTCCTGCGACGGTGAAACCTACCAATCCGCTTCCAGCACTAGCTACTGTAATAAATGTGGAGTAGACAAAGGCACTGGTAATGCTGCCAAATTTCAAAACGAGTTCAGATGTGGTGATTGCGAtggccaaaataaaaaaaacgagcaTTTTGCGTTGCGGGGTTGA